Proteins co-encoded in one Bremerella sp. TYQ1 genomic window:
- the coxB gene encoding cytochrome c oxidase subunit II — MQSILADTMFFPPERSTVAGSVDGLFDFIYYLSAFFFVLIVGAMIYFVLRYYQRPGHKEQPSPSHNESLEITWSIIPSLLVGVIFYYGFTGYLNVREAPENSYEIQVVANKWNWLFRYPNGAESNDLHIPVDRNVKFLLQSEDVLHSFYIPAFRIKMDCVPGRYTSTWVNATETTGSGSEDASHEPLDLFCAEYCGQKHSQMRAKVFVHEPADFDQWAEKAANILENNTPVDAGEILFKRKGCAQCHSVEGVNSAKYAGPALNGQWGTERQVIPRGSSSPETVVMDENYVRKSIRQPNSEIVVGRKPGMTVFTPQLLKDEEITAIIAYLKSLK, encoded by the coding sequence ATGCAATCCATCTTGGCGGATACCATGTTCTTCCCGCCCGAGCGATCCACGGTCGCTGGGAGTGTCGACGGGTTGTTTGATTTCATCTATTACCTGTCAGCGTTTTTCTTCGTGCTCATCGTCGGCGCGATGATCTACTTTGTGCTGCGGTACTATCAACGCCCTGGCCACAAAGAACAGCCATCGCCTTCCCACAACGAATCGTTGGAAATTACCTGGAGCATCATCCCATCGCTCCTGGTGGGTGTGATTTTCTATTACGGCTTTACCGGCTATTTGAACGTCCGAGAAGCCCCGGAAAACTCCTACGAGATTCAAGTAGTTGCTAATAAATGGAACTGGCTGTTCCGTTATCCAAACGGCGCCGAATCGAATGATCTCCACATTCCAGTTGATCGTAATGTGAAGTTCTTGCTGCAATCGGAGGACGTTTTACACAGCTTCTACATCCCCGCATTCCGCATCAAGATGGACTGCGTACCTGGTCGTTACACTTCGACTTGGGTTAACGCAACAGAGACCACCGGCAGTGGTTCCGAGGACGCATCACACGAACCATTGGATCTTTTCTGTGCGGAATACTGCGGGCAGAAGCACTCTCAGATGCGTGCCAAGGTCTTCGTTCATGAACCTGCCGACTTTGATCAATGGGCCGAAAAAGCCGCCAACATCTTAGAGAACAATACACCTGTCGATGCTGGGGAAATCCTTTTCAAGCGAAAAGGGTGTGCACAGTGTCACTCGGTCGAAGGCGTCAACTCCGCTAAATACGCTGGCCCAGCACTCAATGGCCAGTGGGGGACCGAACGTCAGGTCATTCCCCGCGGTTCGAGTTCCCCCGAAACGGTCGTCATGGACGAAAACTATGTTCGTAAGTCCATCCGCCAACCTAATTCCGAGATCGTCGTCGGTCGCAAGCCAGGCATGACCGTGTTCACGCCGCAGTTGCTCAAAGACGAAGAAATCACGGCGATCATCGCCTACTTGAAGTCGCTTAAGTAG
- a CDS encoding quinol:cytochrome C oxidoreductase produces MGGHHKPTIKVTDDETIRLNPAWQSVRMVAMAVGVLALLLAMGIGLTQESSSYFFHSYLTSFVYFLSISLGALFFVPIHHLTRAGWSVVVRRVAELLTQNVIPMALLFLVILFPVLFGSHTLFEWNDAAKIDTASDQYDFLIAHKSPYLNSFFFAIRAIVYFGTWICIARYFFLNSLAQDTSGDKEITLKLQKWSSLAVVMFGLTATFASFDWLMSLDPHWFSTIFGVYFFAGSALSFFAFMTVVIFLLQQDGKMANIVTKEHYHDLGKYTFGFTLFWGYIAFSQFLLIWYANIPEETGWYLRRQENGWATVAILLIFGHFFIPFFGVMSRHIRRNKYLLTGWAVFILIMHYVDLYYIVMPQVAHGTAAPSFGLIDVCCIVGIGGLYISSLIWFATDKPLVPVKDPRLDESLALQNH; encoded by the coding sequence ATGGGCGGTCACCACAAACCTACGATCAAAGTGACGGACGACGAAACGATCCGCCTCAATCCGGCCTGGCAGTCGGTGCGAATGGTCGCGATGGCTGTTGGCGTCTTGGCGCTGCTGTTGGCCATGGGCATTGGATTGACGCAGGAAAGCTCTTCCTACTTCTTCCATTCGTACCTGACAAGCTTCGTCTACTTCCTCAGTATTTCGCTCGGAGCATTGTTCTTCGTGCCGATTCATCACCTGACGCGTGCTGGTTGGAGCGTCGTGGTGCGTCGCGTCGCTGAGCTGCTGACGCAGAACGTCATTCCTATGGCGCTTTTGTTCCTCGTGATTCTGTTTCCAGTACTGTTCGGCAGTCACACGCTGTTCGAGTGGAACGACGCTGCCAAGATCGATACGGCTTCCGATCAATACGACTTCCTGATCGCTCACAAGTCGCCGTACTTGAACTCGTTCTTCTTTGCCATCCGTGCGATCGTTTATTTCGGTACGTGGATTTGCATTGCTCGCTACTTCTTCTTGAACTCGCTGGCTCAAGATACCAGTGGTGACAAAGAGATTACGCTTAAGCTGCAGAAGTGGAGTTCGTTGGCCGTGGTCATGTTTGGCCTGACGGCGACGTTTGCTTCCTTTGACTGGCTGATGTCACTCGACCCACATTGGTTCAGTACGATTTTCGGCGTCTACTTCTTCGCTGGAAGTGCTCTCAGCTTCTTTGCGTTCATGACGGTCGTTATCTTCCTGCTTCAGCAGGATGGAAAGATGGCGAATATCGTGACTAAGGAGCATTACCACGACTTGGGTAAGTACACGTTTGGTTTCACGTTGTTCTGGGGTTACATCGCGTTCAGCCAGTTTTTGCTGATCTGGTACGCCAACATTCCGGAAGAAACCGGCTGGTACCTGCGTCGCCAAGAGAATGGCTGGGCCACGGTCGCCATCCTATTGATCTTCGGCCACTTTTTCATTCCGTTCTTTGGGGTTATGTCGCGGCACATTCGCCGCAACAAGTACCTTCTGACCGGCTGGGCCGTGTTCATCTTGATTATGCACTACGTCGATTTGTACTACATTGTCATGCCACAAGTGGCTCATGGAACGGCCGCTCCAAGTTTTGGCCTGATTGATGTGTGCTGTATCGTCGGAATTGGCGGTTTATACATTAGCTCGTTGATCTGGTTCGCCACCGATAAGCCGCTGGTTCCTGTCAAGGATCCGCGACTGGACGAATCGCTGGCACTACAGAATCATTAA
- a CDS encoding SCO family protein: MRGLRTIRWVWAGLFCLLLSTSAEAQLHETPDAVDGLGVTEHLNDPLPLDTKFTDDRGNLIRLGDYFDGEKPVILSLNYSNCPMLCQQQLNGLVMTLRQMEASAGEDFQVVSISIDPKETYQRASDTRKRYYQEYSRPGTADGWHFLVGDAKSILTVAKATGFQFRYVPERKEYAHNAVLMLCTPDGRISRYIYGVQFDEPTLRLSLVEASEGKIGTTVDKIILSCFMYDETAGRYGPQAVKLMQLGAFTTVTCLAIGLFPFWLLRRKTR; the protein is encoded by the coding sequence ATGCGAGGTTTGAGGACAATTCGTTGGGTATGGGCAGGCCTGTTCTGCCTACTGCTGAGCACCTCGGCTGAGGCTCAACTTCATGAGACGCCTGACGCCGTCGATGGACTAGGTGTCACCGAGCATCTCAACGATCCCCTCCCTCTCGATACCAAGTTCACGGACGATCGCGGCAACTTGATTCGTTTGGGTGACTACTTCGACGGCGAAAAGCCGGTCATTTTGTCGCTCAACTACTCAAACTGCCCCATGCTGTGTCAGCAGCAACTCAATGGTCTCGTCATGACCCTTCGCCAAATGGAGGCTAGTGCGGGAGAAGACTTTCAGGTGGTGTCGATCAGCATCGACCCCAAAGAAACTTACCAGCGAGCCAGCGACACACGAAAACGTTACTACCAGGAATATTCTCGCCCAGGCACCGCCGACGGCTGGCACTTTTTGGTAGGGGATGCGAAGTCGATACTGACCGTTGCCAAGGCGACCGGTTTTCAGTTTCGCTACGTTCCTGAACGCAAGGAATACGCTCACAATGCAGTGCTGATGCTTTGCACTCCTGACGGGCGAATTTCACGATACATTTACGGCGTTCAATTCGACGAACCAACATTGCGTTTGTCGTTGGTCGAAGCGAGCGAAGGAAAGATTGGCACGACGGTGGATAAGATAATCCTCTCGTGTTTTATGTACGATGAAACGGCAGGTCGTTACGGACCACAGGCCGTCAAATTGATGCAGTTAGGTGCATTCACCACGGTGACGTGCCTGGCAATTGGATTGTTCCCGTTTTGGCTTCTCCGCCGTAAAACGAGATAG
- a CDS encoding cbb3-type cytochrome c oxidase subunit I — translation MSTITPDTQIDIGHNDDPSSNYLTSSSGFMSWAFTLDHKRIGVMYLVGIFASFFLGGVLALVLRLHLMMPNGFFPDWMISLDRYNQLFTLHGAVMTFLFIIPSIPAALGNFVLPLMVGAKDVAFPRMNLASFHLWVFGAIFFLIALVTTGLDTGWTFYTPYSIETTTNVIAATIGAFILGFSSIFTGLNFIVTVNTMRPPGMTWFKMPLFMWAIYATAIIQILATPVLGITLLLLMGERLLGIGIFDPSMGGDPVLFQHFFWFYSHPAVYIMILPAMGIMSELMSVYSRKPIFGYTFIAYSSIAIALLGFLVWGHHMFVSGQSPMAAVIFSGLTFSVSIPSAIKVFNWTATMYKGSINLATPMCYALSFIFLFTIGGLTGLFLGALATDVHLHDTYFVVAHFHYVMMGGTVIAFVGGLYHWWPKMFGVMYNETFGRLFCGVVFFGFNLTFLPQFVMGSRGMPRRYATYVDEYQVYHVLSTVGALTLGIGMVGAIAVLVVSLFRGRKAPANPWGAATLEWTCTSPPPYYNFEHAPHVDSPYDYSDLKYDERVGGYVKDPNAVKSTSQDHH, via the coding sequence ATGTCCACGATTACACCAGACACTCAAATCGATATCGGTCACAACGACGACCCTAGCTCGAACTACCTCACCAGTTCGTCCGGGTTCATGTCGTGGGCCTTCACGCTTGACCACAAACGAATCGGCGTGATGTACCTCGTCGGGATCTTCGCCTCGTTCTTCCTGGGCGGTGTCCTGGCTCTGGTACTCCGACTCCATCTGATGATGCCAAATGGCTTTTTCCCAGACTGGATGATCTCACTCGATCGCTATAACCAGCTGTTCACGCTGCATGGTGCGGTGATGACCTTCTTGTTCATCATTCCCAGCATTCCAGCAGCACTGGGTAACTTCGTGTTACCGTTGATGGTGGGTGCTAAGGACGTCGCGTTCCCTCGCATGAACCTGGCGAGTTTCCACCTATGGGTTTTCGGTGCGATCTTCTTCCTGATCGCCTTGGTCACCACAGGTTTGGACACCGGTTGGACTTTCTACACTCCTTATAGTATTGAAACGACAACCAACGTGATCGCGGCCACTATCGGTGCGTTCATTCTTGGTTTCAGTTCGATCTTCACCGGTCTGAACTTCATTGTCACCGTGAACACGATGCGTCCGCCAGGTATGACTTGGTTCAAGATGCCGCTGTTCATGTGGGCCATTTACGCCACGGCAATTATCCAGATCTTGGCGACCCCGGTTCTCGGTATCACCCTGCTGCTGCTGATGGGCGAACGCCTTCTCGGTATCGGCATTTTCGATCCGAGCATGGGTGGCGACCCAGTGTTGTTCCAGCACTTCTTCTGGTTCTACTCGCACCCAGCGGTTTACATCATGATTCTGCCTGCGATGGGTATCATGAGTGAGTTGATGTCGGTCTACAGCCGTAAGCCAATCTTCGGTTACACGTTCATCGCGTACAGCTCGATTGCGATTGCTTTGCTCGGCTTCCTCGTCTGGGGTCACCATATGTTTGTCAGCGGACAAAGTCCGATGGCGGCGGTGATCTTCAGTGGTTTGACGTTTAGCGTCTCGATTCCGTCTGCGATCAAAGTGTTCAACTGGACCGCGACGATGTACAAGGGGAGCATCAACCTGGCCACGCCGATGTGCTACGCGTTGTCCTTCATCTTCCTGTTCACCATCGGTGGTCTGACAGGTTTGTTCCTCGGTGCTTTGGCAACCGACGTTCACCTGCACGATACCTACTTCGTCGTCGCTCACTTCCACTATGTGATGATGGGTGGAACGGTGATCGCATTTGTCGGTGGTCTTTACCACTGGTGGCCGAAAATGTTCGGCGTGATGTACAACGAAACCTTCGGCCGACTGTTTTGCGGGGTGGTCTTCTTTGGCTTCAACCTGACGTTCCTGCCACAGTTTGTGATGGGCTCGCGTGGTATGCCGCGACGTTACGCGACTTACGTCGATGAGTATCAGGTTTATCACGTTCTCTCGACGGTCGGTGCTTTGACACTCGGCATCGGGATGGTTGGTGCCATTGCCGTGTTGGTGGTATCACTCTTCAGAGGACGCAAAGCTCCTGCGAATCCATGGGGTGCTGCGACGCTCGAATGGACGTGCACCAGCCCGCCTCCTTATTACAACTTTGAACACGCTCCGCATGTCGATTCGCCTTACGACTACAGCGATTTGAAATACGACGAACGAGTGGGTGGATATGTGAAAGATCCGAATGCCGTCAAATCGACGAGCCAGGACCATCACTAA